In Halobaculum magnesiiphilum, the following proteins share a genomic window:
- a CDS encoding DUF7532 family protein, with protein sequence MHFDPREQAALREVGLDADDLDAASDLVADAVDEAAADLADFFEGGGTYHSDMSTAHSDGGLREHDVDHLDVYTHAADLRGYLKFDRWGVPVEDGRVLNDEVVELTLGDTVNDRVRFARDPEAL encoded by the coding sequence ATGCACTTCGACCCGCGCGAACAGGCAGCGCTCCGCGAGGTCGGGCTCGACGCCGACGACCTCGACGCCGCCTCCGATCTCGTCGCCGACGCGGTCGACGAGGCGGCCGCCGACCTCGCCGACTTCTTCGAGGGCGGCGGGACGTACCACTCGGACATGAGCACCGCCCACAGCGACGGCGGGCTCCGCGAGCACGACGTGGACCACCTGGACGTGTACACCCACGCGGCGGACCTCCGAGGATATCTGAAGTTCGACCGCTGGGGCGTCCCCGTCGAGGACGGCCGCGTGCTGAACGACGAGGTCGTCGAGCTCACGCTCGGGGACACCGTCAACGACCGCGTTCGCTTCGCCCGCGACCCAGAGGCGCTATGA
- a CDS encoding PrsW family intramembrane metalloprotease — translation MGKKERTDPIEEAADSSTDLYDVATWEERTSLDGLSVAIYRLLSGSARWGTILVAALLLIGIGGFSAVTNPAIGALTLLSAIPALALAAYVYRSDVTTSEPLGLLVATFLLGVLTANFAAILNSVAQPYFRPIGFLGTVAFFFLIVGPVEETVKLLAVRLYAYSHDSFDSVLDGAVYGAMAGLGFAFIENALYISRGLEQTGLDLGLGLIGIGGGITFTRALAGPGHVIYSAFAGYYLGLAKFNPENRGPIVVKGLIIAALIHATYNSTVGIGSGVLNVFGGLPPLAASFVYIALFDGVFGLILVRKINRYRAAYNDAHEADAAAEEEQRSELTEFDA, via the coding sequence ATGGGTAAGAAGGAGCGAACTGATCCGATCGAGGAGGCGGCGGACTCCTCGACGGATCTGTACGACGTGGCGACCTGGGAGGAGCGAACCTCGCTCGACGGGCTCTCGGTCGCCATCTATCGGCTCCTCTCGGGCTCGGCCCGGTGGGGGACGATCCTCGTCGCGGCGCTGTTGCTGATCGGGATCGGCGGGTTCTCGGCGGTGACGAACCCGGCGATCGGCGCGCTCACGTTGCTGTCGGCGATCCCGGCGCTCGCGCTCGCCGCGTACGTGTACCGCTCGGACGTCACCACGAGCGAACCGCTCGGGCTGCTGGTCGCGACCTTCCTGCTCGGGGTGCTCACCGCGAACTTCGCGGCGATCCTCAACTCCGTCGCCCAGCCGTACTTCCGCCCGATCGGCTTCCTCGGGACGGTGGCGTTCTTCTTCCTGATCGTCGGCCCCGTCGAGGAGACGGTGAAGCTGCTCGCGGTCCGGCTGTACGCCTACAGCCACGACAGCTTCGACTCGGTCCTCGACGGCGCGGTGTACGGCGCGATGGCCGGCCTCGGCTTCGCGTTCATCGAGAACGCGCTGTACATCTCCCGCGGCCTCGAGCAGACCGGACTCGACCTCGGGCTCGGACTGATCGGGATCGGCGGGGGGATCACGTTCACCCGCGCGCTCGCGGGGCCGGGACACGTCATCTACTCGGCGTTCGCGGGCTACTACCTCGGCCTGGCGAAGTTCAACCCCGAGAACCGCGGCCCCATCGTCGTGAAGGGGCTGATCATCGCGGCGCTCATCCACGCGACGTACAACTCCACCGTCGGTATCGGGTCGGGCGTGTTGAACGTGTTCGGCGGGCTGCCGCCGCTGGCCGCCTCGTTCGTCTACATCGCGCTGTTCGACGGCGTGTTCGGGCTGATCCTCGTGCGGAAGATCAACCGGTACCGGGCGGCGTACAACGACGCTCACGAGGCGGACGCCGCTGCCGAGGAGGAACAGCGCTCGGAGCTGACCGAGTTCGACGCCTGA
- a CDS encoding cell division protein SepF, with protein MGIMSKILGGGGTHSAEDYVELDLDDFENARGGAGMQVHIAEISDQRDVIDIKDAVYDGDFVIADITRHSTTDQTVERIIDELRQVVGEVDGDIVQKGDDQLVITPTGVTVSREKLGD; from the coding sequence ATGGGCATCATGAGTAAGATCCTCGGGGGCGGGGGGACCCACAGCGCCGAGGACTACGTCGAACTGGACCTCGACGACTTCGAGAACGCCCGGGGCGGTGCCGGGATGCAGGTCCACATCGCGGAGATCTCCGACCAGCGCGACGTGATCGACATCAAGGACGCCGTCTACGACGGCGACTTCGTCATCGCGGACATTACCCGCCACTCGACGACGGATCAGACGGTCGAACGCATCATCGACGAGCTCCGGCAGGTCGTCGGCGAGGTCGACGGCGACATCGTCCAGAAGGGCGACGACCAGCTCGTCATCACGCCCACCGGCGTGACGGTGAGCCGCGAGAAGCTGGGCGACTGA
- a CDS encoding DUF1028 domain-containing protein: MTFSICVREEYTDEQGDRQTRFGVAVTTRLPGVGTLCPFASENGAVATQSLVNVELGSKGIEYIDDGLAVEDALQSLLNADDGAEQRQLHGVDADGTFTFSGEECNGWYGHTSGENYTVAGNLLTGEAVIDAVASAYESDAFGDAPLAERLIDALEAGHAEGGDKREHLPVQSAALKVETTEEREVGTYYDDLRVDASETPVGDLRETFEEARRGREILMEEYADELEEEDIDAGEDGAEGNASGDDAAAE; the protein is encoded by the coding sequence ATGACCTTCAGCATCTGCGTCCGCGAGGAGTACACCGACGAGCAGGGCGACCGGCAGACTCGCTTCGGCGTCGCCGTCACCACCCGCCTGCCCGGCGTCGGCACCCTCTGTCCGTTCGCCTCGGAAAACGGCGCGGTCGCGACGCAGTCGCTCGTGAACGTGGAGTTGGGCAGCAAGGGCATCGAGTACATCGACGACGGGCTCGCCGTCGAGGACGCGCTCCAGTCGCTGCTCAACGCCGACGACGGCGCCGAGCAACGCCAGCTCCACGGCGTCGACGCCGACGGGACGTTCACGTTCTCGGGCGAGGAGTGCAACGGCTGGTACGGCCACACGAGCGGGGAGAACTACACCGTCGCGGGCAACCTCCTCACGGGCGAGGCGGTGATCGACGCCGTCGCGAGCGCCTACGAGTCGGACGCCTTCGGCGACGCCCCCCTCGCGGAGCGGCTGATCGACGCGCTGGAAGCCGGCCACGCCGAGGGCGGCGACAAGCGCGAGCACCTCCCGGTGCAGTCGGCCGCGCTGAAGGTCGAGACCACCGAGGAGCGCGAGGTCGGCACCTACTACGACGACCTGCGGGTCGACGCCAGCGAGACGCCCGTCGGCGACCTCCGCGAGACGTTCGAGGAGGCCCGACGCGGGCGGGAGATCCTCATGGAGGAGTACGCCGACGAGTTGGAGGAGGAAGACATCGACGCCGGCGAGGACGGCGCCGAGGGGAACGCGAGCGGGGACGACGCCGCTGCCGAATAG
- a CDS encoding RNA-binding protein, whose amino-acid sequence MDVKSRHHLRSDAVSEIRDALADRLGVDLGGDSFELVELTDSPFDLVLVDGEPDVLYYEGDGGDREPFLTVRGANDHPPERGVVTVDAGAVSFVSDGADVMRPGITEADDSIAEGDLVAVAEETHGKVLGVGRALVDGDEMAGDSGKVVKSLHHVGDELYEFSV is encoded by the coding sequence ATGGACGTCAAGTCACGCCACCACCTCCGGAGCGACGCCGTCTCCGAGATCCGCGACGCGCTCGCCGACCGCCTCGGCGTCGATCTGGGGGGGGACTCCTTCGAGCTGGTCGAGCTCACCGACTCCCCGTTCGATCTCGTGCTCGTCGACGGCGAGCCGGACGTGCTGTACTACGAGGGGGACGGCGGCGACCGCGAGCCGTTCCTCACGGTCCGAGGGGCCAACGACCACCCGCCCGAGCGCGGCGTCGTCACCGTCGACGCCGGCGCGGTGTCGTTCGTCTCCGACGGCGCCGACGTGATGCGCCCCGGCATCACCGAGGCCGACGACTCCATCGCCGAGGGCGACCTCGTCGCCGTCGCCGAGGAGACCCACGGGAAGGTGCTCGGCGTCGGCCGCGCGCTCGTCGACGGCGACGAGATGGCCGGCGACTCCGGGAAGGTCGTGAAGTCGCTACACCACGTCGGCGACGAGCTGTACGAGTTCTCGGTCTGA
- a CDS encoding DUF7562 family protein, whose amino-acid sequence MWGSRRDRDRSAVVCIACGESLSREDAREYDKQGNRWDRRDKEFEYLCKECYRDMSHQPREDLEALLVDVEADVGGDSQEAYVEAYQREVVRRYGGTEADAEDTEGRRD is encoded by the coding sequence ATGTGGGGATCCCGGCGGGACCGGGACCGGTCCGCCGTCGTCTGTATCGCCTGTGGCGAGTCCCTCTCGCGCGAGGACGCCCGCGAGTACGACAAGCAGGGAAATCGGTGGGACCGCCGCGACAAGGAGTTCGAGTACCTCTGTAAGGAGTGTTATCGCGACATGTCACACCAGCCGCGCGAGGACCTGGAGGCGCTGTTGGTCGACGTGGAGGCGGACGTCGGCGGCGACTCACAGGAAGCGTACGTCGAGGCATACCAGCGCGAGGTCGTCCGTCGCTACGGCGGGACGGAGGCCGACGCCGAGGACACCGAGGGTCGCAGGGACTAG
- a CDS encoding RNB domain-containing ribonuclease — translation MSDATPEEEPAQGTAEDQGPVTITQGLADALADKRESLFAEFEIRDEFPPEVRREAKDRTEGVQQEIQDEVDERRDLRELTTWTTDPADAQDFDDAISIEDDGDEYHLWVHIADVSHYVHPDSAMWEEAVERGNTVYLPGYTIHMLPPILAETVCSLVPNEDRLAHTVEMRLDKETLSFEELDIYKSVINSDERLTYKQCERRLEDPDAPLHEKCTLAYDVADQLHEQRKADGSLVLNPSRDRAHTIIEECMLKANKAVTHELMWNRGVEAMYRVHPQPTPEQWNEALKEIQELDGVSIPGDAWGDDPRMAVNAALEEAPDRQLNKIQRAVLKVMPRAKYMNDPFGGHHALNFDIYGHFTSPIRRLSDLINHWIVHENDVPETLVELCDSASDKQKDAETAERLYKQFMQEVGLDPYAVNNRGVEVMDDPEDAQYDRPDTVPE, via the coding sequence ATGAGTGACGCAACGCCCGAGGAGGAGCCGGCCCAGGGGACCGCCGAGGACCAGGGTCCGGTCACCATCACGCAGGGCCTCGCGGACGCGCTCGCCGACAAACGCGAGTCGCTGTTCGCGGAGTTCGAGATCCGCGACGAGTTCCCGCCCGAGGTACGACGTGAGGCGAAAGACCGCACCGAGGGCGTTCAACAGGAGATTCAGGACGAGGTCGACGAGCGACGGGACCTCCGGGAGCTGACCACGTGGACGACCGACCCCGCCGACGCGCAGGACTTCGACGACGCCATCTCCATCGAGGACGACGGCGACGAGTACCACCTGTGGGTCCACATCGCCGACGTGAGCCACTACGTCCACCCCGACTCCGCGATGTGGGAGGAGGCCGTCGAGCGCGGCAACACCGTCTACCTGCCGGGGTACACCATCCACATGCTCCCGCCGATCCTCGCGGAGACCGTCTGTTCGCTTGTGCCCAACGAGGACCGCCTCGCCCACACCGTCGAGATGCGCCTCGACAAGGAGACGCTCTCGTTCGAGGAGCTGGACATCTACAAGTCGGTCATCAACTCCGACGAGCGCCTCACCTACAAGCAGTGCGAGCGCCGCCTGGAGGACCCCGACGCGCCGCTGCACGAGAAGTGCACCCTCGCGTACGACGTGGCCGACCAGCTCCATGAGCAGCGCAAGGCGGACGGCTCGCTCGTGTTGAACCCGAGCCGCGATCGCGCACACACCATCATCGAGGAGTGCATGCTGAAGGCGAACAAGGCGGTCACCCACGAGCTGATGTGGAACCGCGGGGTCGAGGCGATGTACCGCGTCCACCCGCAGCCGACGCCCGAGCAGTGGAACGAGGCGCTCAAGGAGATCCAGGAGCTCGACGGCGTCTCCATCCCCGGCGACGCGTGGGGCGACGACCCCCGAATGGCCGTCAACGCCGCACTGGAGGAGGCGCCCGACCGGCAGCTCAACAAGATCCAGCGCGCGGTGCTGAAGGTGATGCCCCGCGCGAAGTACATGAACGACCCGTTCGGCGGCCACCACGCGCTCAACTTCGACATCTACGGCCACTTCACCAGCCCCATCCGCCGCCTGTCGGACCTGATCAACCACTGGATCGTCCACGAGAACGACGTGCCCGAGACCCTCGTCGAGCTGTGCGACAGCGCCTCGGACAAACAGAAGGACGCCGAGACGGCAGAACGGCTCTACAAGCAGTTCATGCAGGAGGTCGGGCTCGACCCCTACGCCGTCAACAACCGTGGCGTCGAGGTGATGGACGACCCCGAGGACGCACAGTACGACCGTCCGGACACCGTCCCGGAGTAG
- a CDS encoding HAD family hydrolase — MEYDAVVFDMDGVLVERSPSWVFDDAAERTLAEAGIDDPTAREFRVVRTLEGGLETARELFESSHGVAFDDLWRRRNELVTENQVTAMTEGEKALYDDARALLDLPAARGIVSNNQHGAVERVLEQFDLGDRFDTYYGLGPGVEDVGAEKPGTRYMDRALADLAPDRAVYVGDRSSDVAAAHNVGIDAAFVRREFNTDDELDPEPAFDVDSLHELRETLVSGT, encoded by the coding sequence ATGGAGTACGACGCCGTCGTGTTCGACATGGACGGGGTGTTGGTGGAGCGGTCGCCGTCGTGGGTGTTCGACGACGCTGCCGAGCGGACGCTTGCCGAGGCGGGCATCGACGACCCGACCGCCCGGGAGTTCCGGGTCGTCCGGACGCTGGAGGGCGGGCTCGAGACGGCCCGCGAGCTCTTCGAGTCGTCCCACGGGGTCGCCTTCGACGACCTGTGGCGCCGCCGCAACGAACTCGTCACGGAGAACCAGGTGACCGCGATGACGGAGGGCGAGAAGGCACTGTACGACGACGCCCGCGCCCTCCTCGACCTCCCGGCGGCTCGCGGCATCGTGAGCAATAACCAACACGGTGCGGTCGAGCGCGTTCTCGAACAGTTCGATCTGGGCGACCGCTTCGACACCTACTACGGCCTCGGGCCGGGCGTCGAGGACGTCGGCGCCGAGAAGCCGGGGACGCGGTACATGGACCGCGCGCTCGCGGACCTGGCCCCCGACCGGGCGGTGTACGTCGGGGACCGCTCCTCCGACGTTGCCGCCGCGCACAACGTCGGTATCGACGCCGCGTTCGTCCGCCGGGAGTTCAACACCGACGACGAGCTCGACCCGGAACCGGCGTTCGACGTCGACTCGCTGCACGAGCTTCGGGAGACGCTCGTCTCCGGGACGTAG
- a CDS encoding type II toxin-antitoxin system HicB family antitoxin: MSTKRDIRLIETDDGEFAAVDEESGVTGTGETREEALSNLDALDLEREDK; this comes from the coding sequence ATGAGCACGAAGCGCGACATCCGTCTCATCGAGACGGACGACGGCGAATTCGCCGCCGTCGACGAGGAATCCGGCGTCACCGGAACCGGGGAGACCCGGGAAGAGGCGCTATCGAACCTCGACGCCTTGGACCTCGAACGAGAAGATAAGTGA
- a CDS encoding DUF7718 family protein — MREYDREFTTPLDYRVRRRIGYTSDNGTITRFVVQIEYDRGDGWEPVVRFDHDPESDFGHDVLEEGVHMDVYRDGEQIDGGEVFPPIPPSEALSFAEEHLSEHGERYIKRYEEWHGIRNR, encoded by the coding sequence CTGCGCGAGTACGATCGCGAGTTCACAACGCCGCTCGATTACCGCGTTCGGCGGCGAATCGGCTACACCTCCGACAACGGGACGATAACCCGCTTCGTCGTGCAGATCGAGTACGACCGCGGCGACGGGTGGGAACCCGTCGTCCGCTTTGACCATGACCCCGAATCGGATTTCGGGCACGACGTGTTAGAAGAGGGCGTCCACATGGACGTGTACCGCGACGGCGAGCAGATCGACGGTGGAGAGGTGTTCCCGCCGATACCGCCGAGCGAGGCGTTGTCGTTCGCCGAAGAACACTTATCCGAACACGGCGAACGGTATATCAAGAGGTACGAGGAATGGCACGGGATACGGAACCGATGA
- a CDS encoding tyrosine-type recombinase/integrase, protein MSEDRDLRRRDHLIPMSPSEGVERFLDHREQRVAKSTYQNNQTTLEQFLAWCRETGIENLNDLTGRLLADYVTHRRRRVKPISLQKELSAVRVALEYWADLDAVEPGLRERVHAPDVADGAESRDVLVDEETAEQILQYLERYHRAQREHVVLAIWWDTGMRLGALRSLDVGDLREEDHAVSLQHQPDSDTPLKNGREGERWVWLGEPLYALIEEYIEIHRDDVRDEHGRQPLITTRNGRASESTLRDISYRWTQPCRWAECPHDREPESCEAYGAPNTPSKCPSSRSPHGWRRGSITDHLNRGVSPEVVSERANVSLEVLYRHYDARQPDEKMAVRREHLQEK, encoded by the coding sequence ATGAGTGAGGATCGCGACCTACGACGCCGCGACCACCTCATCCCGATGTCGCCGTCGGAGGGTGTCGAGCGATTCCTCGACCACCGCGAGCAGCGCGTCGCGAAGTCGACGTACCAGAACAACCAGACTACGCTTGAGCAGTTCCTCGCGTGGTGTCGCGAGACCGGGATCGAGAACCTGAACGACCTGACCGGCCGGCTGCTCGCCGACTACGTCACCCACCGACGCCGGCGCGTGAAGCCGATCTCGCTGCAGAAAGAGCTGTCCGCGGTCCGGGTTGCACTCGAATATTGGGCTGATCTCGACGCTGTCGAGCCCGGGCTTCGCGAGCGAGTCCACGCTCCGGATGTCGCGGACGGTGCCGAGTCGCGCGACGTGCTCGTCGACGAGGAGACCGCCGAGCAGATCCTGCAGTACCTCGAACGCTACCACCGAGCGCAACGCGAGCACGTGGTGTTGGCGATCTGGTGGGACACCGGGATGCGCCTCGGCGCGCTCCGGAGCCTCGATGTCGGGGATCTCCGCGAGGAGGATCACGCCGTCTCGCTGCAGCACCAGCCCGACTCGGATACGCCGTTGAAGAACGGCCGCGAGGGCGAGCGGTGGGTGTGGCTCGGTGAGCCGCTGTACGCTCTCATCGAGGAGTACATCGAGATCCACCGGGACGATGTTCGCGACGAGCACGGTCGCCAGCCGTTGATCACGACGCGGAACGGCCGGGCGAGCGAGTCGACGCTTCGCGATATCAGCTACCGGTGGACGCAGCCGTGTCGGTGGGCGGAGTGCCCCCACGATCGCGAGCCCGAGAGCTGCGAGGCGTACGGGGCGCCGAACACGCCCTCGAAGTGCCCCTCGTCGCGGTCGCCGCACGGGTGGCGCCGCGGCTCGATCACGGACCACCTGAATCGGGGCGTGTCGCCGGAGGTCGTCAGCGAGCGGGCGAACGTCTCGCTCGAAGTTCTGTATCGGCACTACGACGCTCGGCAGCCTGACGAGAAGATGGCTGTCCGTCGTGAGCACCTGCAGGAGAAGTAA
- a CDS encoding DNA polymerase sliding clamp, with protein sequence MSSTETTSDDDEQHSTTNDDAAPFEAIIEARVLNDFLDPIDAIVEEFRLNLLSDGVSAEVVDPGNIAMARVHLDSDAFESFEVASEGGQLGVPLVKLRELLDFADPGDLVSLSLDQETRKLAVEFDTIDANVALIDTDSLRREPDIPELELPVKVALEGSQYRRGVMLADTVSDYVRFIGDTEAREWRMDADGDTDSRSERFSREDLIEGQVPDDHESLFSTDYLKDLTKPIPDDSEVTLRHATERPVKFDYEIGDGVSVKNMLAPRIEAR encoded by the coding sequence ATGAGTTCTACGGAGACCACCAGCGACGACGACGAGCAGCACAGTACGACGAACGACGACGCGGCGCCGTTCGAGGCGATCATCGAGGCGCGTGTTCTCAACGACTTTCTCGATCCGATCGACGCGATCGTCGAGGAGTTCCGCTTGAACCTCCTGTCGGACGGCGTTAGTGCGGAGGTCGTGGACCCGGGCAACATCGCGATGGCCCGCGTTCACCTCGATTCGGACGCCTTCGAATCGTTCGAGGTCGCGAGCGAGGGCGGACAGCTCGGTGTTCCGCTGGTGAAGCTTCGGGAGCTGCTCGACTTCGCGGATCCGGGCGACTTGGTGTCGCTGTCGCTCGATCAGGAGACACGCAAACTGGCCGTCGAGTTCGACACGATCGACGCGAACGTCGCGCTGATCGATACCGACTCACTCCGTCGTGAGCCCGACATCCCCGAACTCGAACTGCCGGTGAAGGTGGCTCTTGAAGGGTCGCAGTACCGGCGTGGCGTGATGCTCGCCGACACCGTCTCCGACTACGTCCGGTTCATAGGCGACACTGAAGCGCGTGAGTGGCGGATGGACGCCGACGGCGATACCGACAGCAGATCCGAGCGGTTCAGCCGGGAGGACCTGATCGAGGGGCAGGTTCCCGACGATCACGAGTCGCTGTTTTCGACGGACTACCTGAAGGACCTCACCAAGCCGATTCCCGACGACAGCGAGGTGACGCTCCGGCACGCAACGGAGCGCCCCGTGAAGTTCGACTACGAGATCGGCGACGGCGTCTCGGTGAAGAACATGCTCGCGCCCCGGATCGAGGCACGATGA
- a CDS encoding helix-turn-helix domain-containing protein, whose protein sequence is MKPRLPEWMTPVDRDILELLENRGNRELVLNPRMIAENTDWKRTTIREHVRTLFERGFLEYYDESGSIYQLSEKGRSFLAGELEDAEE, encoded by the coding sequence ATGAAACCGCGGCTCCCCGAGTGGATGACTCCGGTTGACCGCGATATCCTCGAATTACTGGAGAATAGGGGGAACCGCGAACTCGTGTTGAATCCCCGGATGATCGCAGAGAATACCGATTGGAAGCGGACCACGATCCGGGAGCACGTCCGAACTCTGTTCGAGCGCGGGTTCCTCGAATACTACGATGAATCCGGGTCGATCTACCAGCTCTCAGAGAAGGGACGATCCTTTCTGGCGGGCGAACTCGAAGACGCGGAGGAGTAG
- a CDS encoding AAA family ATPase — MDFNRQQGMDLVEWGLGGYKSIVEYHDFSLDSLNVVVGKNNSGKSNILSSLIDYETLTGAGVLSNSWKMSRVSGKKFDQKLRIYARFRLTDEELKTVYERIRDREPVSESEIDRWQENDYLRFIYHHRNLGPSGVAGADLYTANFGDRRIPIYFTNINDSIRTVLLYSLPDDDELVFRSASTGGGVWSCVSDIIEKSVQSWKAVGAFRNPDDSKEVLNTVDLETDGDNLTQVLHTLRDRPDDHFQEIAETYYEVMEGVENIRTPLRGNRNTTVAMDEVGFSEGFDFEEISAGSKQILTLITQIVLAKEDTDLLLIEEPELHLHPSAERKIFNLIQDVVTQENGPQVIISTHSEVFVDLSKANSIVRVDRDQETGRTSIQGIGDREVDDVLIDLGYEKSELFQSSVVVFVEGRSDQRILEEFSKTLADTSERYSSFDELGVTLHPLGGSRLRKHGAELSHIVGRLRIPYRFVVDSDDQDPEEKEEELEEILETPKIYALNEYCIESYLLKAPEAISDAFRYDLSEVERYIEDSESRPNKKEVLKDLYQEFEDAPVSYDEETHGAMIARHMDEVEIDSELKRLIREIQELASN; from the coding sequence TTGGATTTCAACAGGCAACAAGGGATGGACTTAGTTGAATGGGGTCTTGGTGGCTACAAGAGCATTGTTGAGTACCATGATTTCTCTCTTGATTCCCTCAACGTAGTTGTCGGGAAGAATAATTCCGGAAAATCAAATATTCTCAGTTCGTTGATTGATTATGAGACATTGACCGGCGCGGGAGTTTTAAGTAATAGTTGGAAGATGTCACGTGTTTCGGGGAAGAAATTTGATCAGAAGCTCCGGATTTATGCCCGATTTAGATTAACCGATGAAGAGCTAAAAACCGTGTATGAGCGGATAAGAGACCGCGAACCGGTATCTGAATCGGAGATCGATCGATGGCAAGAAAATGACTATTTACGCTTTATTTATCACCACCGGAATTTGGGACCTTCAGGGGTTGCTGGGGCTGATTTATACACAGCGAATTTTGGAGATCGTCGGATCCCAATATATTTTACTAATATAAATGATTCAATAAGAACAGTCCTGCTGTACTCGCTACCGGATGATGATGAGCTGGTGTTTCGTAGTGCTAGCACTGGTGGAGGTGTCTGGAGTTGTGTCTCCGATATCATTGAGAAGTCAGTTCAATCTTGGAAGGCGGTAGGTGCCTTTCGGAATCCAGATGATTCTAAAGAAGTTCTAAACACTGTGGACTTGGAAACTGACGGAGATAACTTGACTCAGGTGCTTCACACGCTACGAGATCGACCTGATGACCATTTCCAAGAAATTGCTGAAACCTACTATGAGGTGATGGAGGGGGTTGAAAACATCCGGACTCCGCTGCGGGGAAATCGAAATACAACGGTAGCCATGGATGAAGTCGGTTTTTCTGAAGGTTTTGACTTTGAGGAGATCTCAGCAGGATCCAAGCAAATTCTAACTCTCATTACACAGATCGTGCTTGCAAAAGAGGATACGGATCTACTGTTGATTGAGGAACCTGAATTACACTTGCATCCCAGTGCTGAGCGTAAAATCTTCAATTTAATACAGGATGTAGTAACTCAGGAGAACGGACCACAAGTAATCATCTCGACGCACTCCGAGGTCTTTGTGGATCTGAGTAAGGCGAATAGCATTGTGAGGGTGGATCGGGATCAAGAAACAGGCAGAACCTCGATTCAAGGGATTGGTGACCGCGAGGTTGATGATGTATTGATTGATCTGGGTTACGAGAAAAGCGAGTTATTCCAATCATCTGTAGTTGTGTTTGTAGAGGGACGATCCGATCAACGAATCTTAGAAGAGTTTAGTAAAACACTCGCGGATACCTCTGAGAGATACTCTTCCTTTGACGAGCTCGGTGTGACACTCCATCCCTTGGGTGGTTCACGGTTGAGAAAACACGGAGCCGAACTCTCGCATATTGTGGGCAGGCTCCGAATTCCATACAGATTTGTGGTCGATTCGGATGACCAAGACCCAGAGGAGAAGGAGGAAGAACTTGAGGAGATTCTTGAAACTCCGAAGATATATGCTCTTAATGAATACTGTATTGAATCGTATTTGTTGAAGGCTCCAGAGGCCATATCCGATGCTTTTCGCTATGATCTATCGGAAGTGGAGAGATATATAGAAGACAGTGAAAGTCGTCCGAACAAGAAAGAAGTACTCAAAGATCTCTATCAGGAATTCGAAGACGCACCAGTTTCGTACGATGAAGAGACTCACGGTGCGATGATTGCTCGTCATATGGATGAGGTTGAGATCGATTCAGAATTGAAACGGCTTATCAGAGAAATCCAAGAACTGGCCTCAAATTGA